CCGTGGCCAACATCTTGGAGATCGCCCTGGCGCGGGCGCTGGAGCAGTCGAGCCTGCAAACCAGCTTCGAGCGGCTGGTGCAGTTCTCGCCCGGCTACGACGACCTGATCGGCGAGAGCGAGCCGATGCTCGCGCTGAAGGCCAAGCTGCCGCGGGTGGCGAAGGCGTCGGGCTGCGTGCTGGTGCGTGGCGAGAGCGGCTCGGGCAAGGAGGTCGTGGCGCGGGCGATCCAGCGCGCGGGGCCACGCGCCGAGCGGCCGCTGGTGGCGGTCAACTGCGCGGCGATCCCGCCCGACCTGATGGACAGCCAGCTGTTTGGGCACAAAGCGGGTTCGTTCACCGGCGCCGACCGCGACCACACCGGCTACTTCCAGCAGGCCGACCTGGGGACGCTGTTCCTCGACGAGGTGGGCGAGCTCTCCCTGGAGGGCCAGGCCAAGCTGCTGCGCGTGTTGGAGGGGCACCCGTTCTTGCCCGTGGGGGCGACCGAGCCGGTGAGCGTGGACGTCCGGGTGATCGCCGCGACGAACCAAGACTTGCAGACCTACGTGCGCGAAAAGCGGTTCCGCGAGGATCTGTACTACCGCCTCAGCGTGTTCGAGCTGCAGCTGCCCCCGCTCAGGGAGCGCGGCGACGACATCGACCGATTGGTCGACTTCTTCTTCGAGCATTACCGGGCGCAGCACGGCCGGCCGGGCATCAAGCTCGGCAAGGCGGCTCGCACGCAGCTGCGCGCCTACCGCTGGCCGGGCAACGTGCGGCAGCTGCGCAACGTGATCGACAGCGCGGTGGTGATGGCCGACGGCGCCGAGATCCTGCCGGCCGACCTGGCGCTGCGCGACGCGGGCGCCGAGGATTTCGACACGCTCGAGATCGAGCAGTGGGAGCAGAAGCTCATCCGCCGCGCGCTCGACCAGACCGGCGGCTCGGTGCCCGAGGCGGCCAAGCTGCTGGGCATCGGCCGGGCGACACTCTACCGTAAGATCGAGCAGCACAAGATCGAACGCTGAAGGCTGAGGTGAGAAGGCGGGGGTCAGAGGTCAGGGAAGAACAGCCGCCGCCGACCCGCGGTCGGCGGAGAGAGAACACGAGTTATGCGAGCCACGGCCCACGACGAACGCCGCGCCCTGAGGGGCCTGGAGCGCGAAGCGCTCGAGGACCTGCAGCTGCGCAAGCTGAATCTGCTGCTCGACGCGGCGTTGCCGCTCAACGCGTTCTACCGGCAGAAGCTCGCCTCGTCGCCCCAGCGGCTCGGCAGCTTGGCCGCGCTCCGAGACCTGCCCACGACCAACAAGGACGAGCTGCTCGACGCCGCGGCCGACGGCACGTTCTACACCTACGCGAAGAGCGAGTACGTTCGCTACCACCAAACCTCGGGCACCCGCGGGCGGCCGATGGCCGTGTGCGACACGGCCCAAGACTGGTTGTGGTGGACCGACGTGTGGCAGCACGTGCTGGACGCCGCCGCCGTGACGAGCCAAGACCGGGCGTTCCTGGCGTTCTCGTTCGGGCCGTTCGTCGGCTTCTGGAGCGCGTTCGACGCGCTGGTCCGCCGCGGCGTGCTGGCCGTGCCGGGCGGCGGCCTGAGCACCGCCGCGCGGGTCGAGATGATCGAGCGCAGCGGCGCCACGGTGCTGTTCTGCACGCCGACCTACGCCATGCACTTGGCCGAGTCGGCCGCGGCGATCGGCGCCGACGTCGGCGAGCTGCCGATCGAGAAGGTGATCGTGGCCGGCGAACCGGGCGGCAGCCTGCCGGCGGTGCGCGGCCGGATCGAGGCGGCGTGGCGGGCGCGGGTGACCGACCACAGCGGCGCCACGGAGGTCGGCCCGTGGGGCTTCGGCGACGCCACCGGGCAGGGCCTTCACATCGTCGAGAGCGAGTTCATCGCCGAGTTCGTGTCGGTCGACACCGGCCGGCGGGCGAAGGAAGGCGAGCTCTCTCACCTGCTCCTCACCGGGCTCGGCCGCTACGGCTGCCCGGTGATCCGCTACCGCACGGGCGACCTGGTGCGGCCGCAATGGGGCCACGACCGCGACTGCCGCTTCGTTTACCTCGACGGCGGCGTGCTCGGCCGGGCGGACGACATGGTTGTGGTCCGCGGCGTGAACGTCTACCCCACGTCGATCGAGCAGATCCTGCGGGCGTTCCCCGAGGTGGTCGAGTACCGCATCACCGCCCGCCGCCGCGGCGAGATGGACGAGCTGGTCATCGAGGTCGAGGACCACCTGCAGCAACCGACGCGCATCGCCGAAGAGCTGCGGCTGCGGCTCGGGCTGAAGGTGGCGGTGCGGCTGGCGGCGGCGATGAGCTTGCCACGCAGCGAGGGGAAGGGGAAGCGGTTCGTCGACAAACGGGGCGAGACTTGATCCACCCCAGCCTTCCCCCGAAGGGGGAGGGAGCACGGACGGGTGGGAGCACAATCGGGATGCTGTACGATTGCAAATTGAAAAATTTCAAATTTGCAGTTTTCAATTTGCAATCAGATACGAAAGCCGATGCTGCTTCCCACCACGATCGAACGCTTAGCCGAAAACCGCCTGCGGATCGAGTGGTCCGACGGCCAGTCGCGCGACTACACGGCGGCCGAGCTGCGTGCCGAGTGCCCCTGCGCCAGTTGCAAGGAGAAGCACGGCCCGAAGCCTGCTCCCGACCCGATGCAGCTCACGGTGCTCTCGGCGGACGAGGCGCGGCCGTTGACGATCGTCGGCATGCGGCCGGTCGGTTCGTACGCCTACCACGTCGACTTCAGCGACGGCCACAGCACGGGGCTCTACACGTTTGAGAAGTTGCACGAGCTGGGCGAAGCGGTTGGCTGAGCCGGCCGATCACTCGGCGGGCGCTTCGTCCGTCGGAGCTTCGGTCGTCGGCTCCTGGGCCGCGTCCTGTTCGGCGGGGGCGCCTTGGCTGACTGCCGTGTCGGCCGGCTCGTCGGCAGGCTCGTCGGCTGGCTCGTCGGCCGCCTCATCCGCCGGGGCTTCTTCCTCGGCGGCGGGCGCCGCGCCATCGCC
The Pseudobythopirellula maris DNA segment above includes these coding regions:
- a CDS encoding sigma 54-interacting transcriptional regulator — encoded protein: MYAFLTILTGPRAGAHFSLVGESENLLGRGSDCQVTVADPLSSRVHARLVHEGGQWLIRDNASRNGTYVNGQKALEAALEDGHKIRIGSTEFEFHESEEPPTAEGDDPQLTQTLVQEAAVLEGGIQESSLDGMPNAEQVKELMLLYQLSIRLLGCHEPERVVQIALELLRDRTGSAVVGFLWVTDDGKLRLKRVLPPDAAGRVVLNESLTELVSRQGHAVWVANQESREDDKDPSASDSDIGRFADAICAPLVGKTADGVRETHGALHAYLEDRRFHQSDFDFAISVANILEIALARALEQSSLQTSFERLVQFSPGYDDLIGESEPMLALKAKLPRVAKASGCVLVRGESGSGKEVVARAIQRAGPRAERPLVAVNCAAIPPDLMDSQLFGHKAGSFTGADRDHTGYFQQADLGTLFLDEVGELSLEGQAKLLRVLEGHPFLPVGATEPVSVDVRVIAATNQDLQTYVREKRFREDLYYRLSVFELQLPPLRERGDDIDRLVDFFFEHYRAQHGRPGIKLGKAARTQLRAYRWPGNVRQLRNVIDSAVVMADGAEILPADLALRDAGAEDFDTLEIEQWEQKLIRRALDQTGGSVPEAAKLLGIGRATLYRKIEQHKIER
- a CDS encoding phenylacetate--CoA ligase family protein, encoding MRATAHDERRALRGLEREALEDLQLRKLNLLLDAALPLNAFYRQKLASSPQRLGSLAALRDLPTTNKDELLDAAADGTFYTYAKSEYVRYHQTSGTRGRPMAVCDTAQDWLWWTDVWQHVLDAAAVTSQDRAFLAFSFGPFVGFWSAFDALVRRGVLAVPGGGLSTAARVEMIERSGATVLFCTPTYAMHLAESAAAIGADVGELPIEKVIVAGEPGGSLPAVRGRIEAAWRARVTDHSGATEVGPWGFGDATGQGLHIVESEFIAEFVSVDTGRRAKEGELSHLLLTGLGRYGCPVIRYRTGDLVRPQWGHDRDCRFVYLDGGVLGRADDMVVVRGVNVYPTSIEQILRAFPEVVEYRITARRRGEMDELVIEVEDHLQQPTRIAEELRLRLGLKVAVRLAAAMSLPRSEGKGKRFVDKRGET
- a CDS encoding DUF971 domain-containing protein: MLLPTTIERLAENRLRIEWSDGQSRDYTAAELRAECPCASCKEKHGPKPAPDPMQLTVLSADEARPLTIVGMRPVGSYAYHVDFSDGHSTGLYTFEKLHELGEAVG